In Simkaniaceae bacterium, the genomic window TTCAAGAACTTCTTTTTGAAAAAACCGTGTCGAATAATGAAGACCTTGATGTGGCGTAGCAATAGAAGCTTCCTGAGTAAGCCAAGAAATTTCCGGATATCGATTGAGAAGGCACTGAATACCGCAATAATCAGGGTTTTCCTCTTGAGCGACCTTTTCCTCAGTTTTCTCGTCCGGATTTTTTAATTCCGAATGAGCAGTCAGAGCAAAACCGCCAACCAAAGCCACCCCTGTGACTGCAATCAATAACTGAGTATAAGACCAGTTCTTAATAGAAACTATTAATTTATGGCGCATATCTAGGCCAAATCCCTTATTTTTCTTTCGCCGATTCGAAAGTCTCATTGTACATGGGGGGCTTGATTCCTTTCAAGCCCAGACCGCAAGCTTCCCCATGATCCGGGTTTTTATCATGATAGGCATCCATGCTTGCAGCGATAGTCGATATTTTGCCTGTTACAATCTTTCTGACTCTTTCATCCAACTCAGTCTCAGATGTTTTTGGCAATCCTCTATGATGCTGATCTAAAAGAAGTCGTCTACCTAAGGGCAAGTTATATTTAGGCGATGAAGTTGTTACAGCAGATGCCATGATTTTCCTTATCCGTTAAAATTAAATTATTTTTAACCAAGGAGACTACCGAAGCATCGATTAAAACTCTATCGAAATAGAGTTGAATCATGATCGGTATAAATCCCCCTGCATCACTGTAACGGTGTTAAAGGCGAATTCAGCACCATTTTGTTCAACAATTTCAACTGCTTTGATAAAAAGTTCTTGTCGAATCGCAAGATATTCGAGAAGCGCTTTCGTTTTAGGAAAACAAGACACTTTAATCGTAATCCAAGATTCGGCGAATTCGGTCATTTTCACATAATTGATTAGATTTGTATCAATATCTTCCCGGCTTAACAAATATTTTTCAAATTGAGATGTAATGGCATTTACCTTGCTAATATCCTGATAGCGAATCGAAATATCGAATTCGATTTTGCGACAAAACATCCGGCTGACATTTTCTAGAATAATCGTAGAAAATAGTGAATTCGGAACATAAAGAGGTCTTTTCTCAAGTGTGCGGATTTTGACTTGTCGCCAGCCCATTTCTTCCACAATACCCTCAATCGAGCGGTCAGGCGATCTCACCCAATCCCCAATTACAAAGGGGCGTCCAATAAAAATCATCAATCCACCAAAGAGATTAGCCAAAAAATCTTTTGCAGCAAAACCGACGGCAATACCTCCAACGCCCCCAAACGCAATCACTGCGGAAAGTGGTATCCCTAAAACATGCAGTGCCGATAAAACGGCGATAACGGCTAAAAGAATATAGTAAATTTTTGCAATAGCCTTAAGCGTCATGTAATCGATCTTGGCTCTTTTTAAGATTATATTACCTTCTAACTTCCTAGCAAATAAGACGGAAAATAGAATAAATGAGCCTAAAATGAGTAATTGATACAGAACAACTACAAAATCATAAAAGAAAAAATGGAATTTTTGATGAAAAATACTGATACAAATAAAGACAATAAATCCCCATAGAATTAGTTTTAAGGGGATATAAATAGCATAGGTCAGAGCATCATCCCATATTCGGTTTGATTTTTTGAGCCTTTCATGGATCGAGCGATGAATAACGGTTAAAATGATGTGCATGATAAAAGCGATCAGCAGTAAAAAAACTGCCTTAACGACGTACGCATGATTGGAATAGAATTGCGTAATTGATTCCCAAACTGTCATATAATCCATGCTAAATTCAAAACCCTTTTATTATTCTTATAATATGTTTTTTCTTTATCGGTATAACATGCAATTGATTAAATTTCGAGGAATTAAATAGGCAGAGGCGAGATAAATTGATATTGCAAATCAATTTCCTGATTATTTAGGATGGAATCAGATTATATTAATAACAAGGTAATTATGAAATTGGTTTTCTCTTTGTTGTCTTGTCTAGCCCCCCTTCTTTTAAATATGGGTTTTGCCACTGTTGTCGAAGGCTCGGGGAAAATTACAACTGATGTACGCCCCTTACCCGCCTTTCATGAGATTCATATTTCCGGAAATGCGCAAATCTTTCTCACTCAAGAAGACAAAACGGCAATTGTCATTGAAGGAGATGATAACATCGTCCCGCTTATTGATACGGAAGTAACTAACCAAATTCTCAACGTATCACATAAAAACGGCAAGTATTTTACGACTAAAATCCCCCTTACTTATAAAATTTCATCCCCTCACATCGATGTCATACGTCTCATGGGGTCAAGCCATCTAAAAACAGACGGATCTTTAAATAGCGATTCCTTTTCTCTCTTTATCACAGGTTCGGCAAATGCAGATTTAACGCTCAATACGTCGCAATTTAAAACACAAATCTCAGGATCAGGTACCTGTTTGATCATAGGACATACGGATAAAGAAGATGTGACGATTTCCGGATCGGGACAATTTTTAGGTGATCATTTCAAAGCAAAAAAAGCAAAAGTCAAAATCTCAGGATCAGGCATTGCACGCATTCATGCAACAGATGCGCTTGAAGCAAATATTTCAGGAAGCGGTCACATCTTTTATCAAGGCCACCCAAAAATCACCAAACGGATTGCAGGAAGTGGCAGCGTAGCCTCAGCTGAGAGTTCTGAAGAATGATCTCAAAAGAAAAACAAGAAGCTCTCAAAGAGAGAATGGAGCTATTAGACATCAAAGAGGATGATCTTGTTGAAAAATTTGTTTTAGGTTCCGGGAAAGGCGGGCAAAAGGTCAATAAAACCTTCTCAACTGTTTATCTCAAGCATCTTCCCACCGGAATTGAAATTAAATGCCAACAAGAGCGCTCTCGATCCCTCAATCGCTTTTTCGCCCGTCGGCTTCTGTGCGAAAAGATC contains:
- a CDS encoding mechanosensitive ion channel family protein, producing the protein MTVWESITQFYSNHAYVVKAVFLLLIAFIMHIILTVIHRSIHERLKKSNRIWDDALTYAIYIPLKLILWGFIVFICISIFHQKFHFFFYDFVVVLYQLLILGSFILFSVLFARKLEGNIILKRAKIDYMTLKAIAKIYYILLAVIAVLSALHVLGIPLSAVIAFGGVGGIAVGFAAKDFLANLFGGLMIFIGRPFVIGDWVRSPDRSIEGIVEEMGWRQVKIRTLEKRPLYVPNSLFSTIILENVSRMFCRKIEFDISIRYQDISKVNAITSQFEKYLLSREDIDTNLINYVKMTEFAESWITIKVSCFPKTKALLEYLAIRQELFIKAVEIVEQNGAEFAFNTVTVMQGDLYRS
- a CDS encoding DUF2807 domain-containing protein; amino-acid sequence: MKLVFSLLSCLAPLLLNMGFATVVEGSGKITTDVRPLPAFHEIHISGNAQIFLTQEDKTAIVIEGDDNIVPLIDTEVTNQILNVSHKNGKYFTTKIPLTYKISSPHIDVIRLMGSSHLKTDGSLNSDSFSLFITGSANADLTLNTSQFKTQISGSGTCLIIGHTDKEDVTISGSGQFLGDHFKAKKAKVKISGSGIARIHATDALEANISGSGHIFYQGHPKITKRIAGSGSVASAESSEE
- a CDS encoding peptide chain release factor-like protein, translated to MISKEKQEALKERMELLDIKEDDLVEKFVLGSGKGGQKVNKTFSTVYLKHLPTGIEIKCQQERSRSLNRFFARRLLCEKIEERLNVEKTAKQKAIDKLRKQKKRRSRRIQQKLLEEKRSHAQVKKMRKSPSSDEY